From Clarias gariepinus isolate MV-2021 ecotype Netherlands chromosome 2, CGAR_prim_01v2, whole genome shotgun sequence, one genomic window encodes:
- the dnajc8 gene encoding dnaJ homolog subfamily C member 8 — translation MAASAGASAAPGSTGDEAFMTFYSEVKQIEKRDSVLTSKQQIDRLLRPGSTYFNLNPFEVLQIDPEATDEELKKRFRALSILVHPDKNQDDADRAQQAFEAVDKAYKLLLEPEQKKRAVDVIHAGKEYIEHNMNQKRKQLKKDGKPTVIEEDDPEVFRQAVYKQTMKLFAELEIKRKEREAKEMHERKRQREEEIETQEKAKREKEWQKNFEESRDGRVDSWRTFQAKGKTKEKKNRTFLKPPKVKMEQRD, via the exons ATGGCGGCTTCAGCGGGCGCCTCCGCGGCTCCAGGTAGCACCGGGGATGAAGCGTTTATGACGTTTTATTCAGAG GTGAAGCAAATTGAAAAGCGGGACTCGGTACTGACATCCAAACAGCAGATCGATCGATTGTTGCGGCCTGGCTCGACGTATTTTAATCTGAACCCGTTTGAG gtcTTACAGATCGATCCAGAGGCCACAGATGAAGAGCTGAAGAAGAGGTTTCGGGCG TTGTCCATTTTGGTCCATCCGGATAAGAACCAGGACGATGCAGACCGAGCACAGCAAGCCTTCGAAG CGGTCGATAAGGCATACAAGCTGCTCCTTGAACCTGAACAGAAGAAAAGGGCCGTAGATGTGATTCATGCAGGAAAAGAATACATCGAGCATAAT ATGAATCAGAAGAGGAAGCAGCTGAAGAAAGATGGCAAGCCCACGGTGATCGAGGAGGACGACCCTGAAGTG tTCAGGCAGGCTGTGTATAAACAGACCATGAAGCTGTTTGCTGAGCTGGAGATCAAGAGGAAGGAGAGAGAAGCCAAGGAAATGCACGAGAG aAAAAGGCAAAGAGAAGAGGAGATTGAAACACAAGAGAAGgctaaaagagagaaagagtggcAGAAAAACTTTGAG GAATCAAGGGATGGTCGTGTGGACAGCTGGAGAACCTTCCAAGCCAAAGGTAAAACCAAGGAGAAGAAGAACAGGACGTTCCTCAAGCCTCCCAAGGTCAAAATGGAGCAAAGAGATTAA